A region of the Halostella limicola genome:
ACGACGTCCTCGCCGCGGCCGACCGCCTCGGCGACCGCCTCGGCGGCGTCGTGTTCAACCTCGTCGCCGACGCCGACTACGACGAACTGGAGACCGACGTCGTGCCGTTCCTCGAAGGGCGGGGCGTCCCCGTCATGGGCGTCCTCCCCCGCGAGCGCGACCTCGCCGGCGTCACCGTCGGCGACCTCGCGGACGAGCTCGCGGCCGAGGTGCTCACGGACGTCCCCACCGACGAGTACGTCGAGCGCTTCAGCGTCGGCGCCATGAGTTCGAACGAGGCGCTCCGGCACTTCCGGCGGACGAAAGACGCCGCGGTCATCACCGGCGGCGACCGCGCTGACATCCACACCGCGGCGCTGGAAGCGCCGGGCGTGAAGTGCCTGATCCTCACCGGCGGCCACCGCCCCTCGGGCGCGGTCGTCGGGAAGGCCTCTGAGAAGGGCGTGCCGATCCTGCTCGTGCAGACGGACACGCTGACGACGGTCGACCGCGCCGAGGACGTCGTCCGCTCCGGGCGCACCCGCGACGCGGCGACCGTCGACGCGATGCGGGCCCTCCTGACCGACCACGCCGACGTGGACGGCCTGCTGGGGCACTGACGGCGACCGCAAAGCGATCGGCGGGCCGAGTGCCCGGTCTCGGCCGCTGATCGCAAGGAATACGCCCGCCGCGGCGGTACCGGCGACCATGCGACCACAGGCCGTCTACTTCAACCTCGACCTGACGCTCACGCGGATGGAGCGGCCGTTCGACGCGCTCGTCGTCGAGACGCTCCAGCGCGCGGACGTGCCCGACCCGGAGATCGATCCGACGCGGCACTCGAACCTGTTTTTCGACCGCTTTCTCGACCTCGTCCCCGAGCCGATGGCCGGCGCGTACGAGGCCTACTTCGACGAACTCGACGCCGAGGTCGAGATGGATCCCGCTGAGGCCGCGGGAGTCCAGAAGCAACTGGAGGTCGACGCGGTCCGCCCCGCGGTCGACGACCTCCCCGCCCTGATCGAGGCGATCGGCGAGGAGTTCCCCGTCGGCGTCCTCACCAGCGGCCTCCCGGACCTCCAGCGCGCCAAGCTGGAGAAGCTGGGCGTCCTCGACGCGCTCGACGACGTCGCTATCTCCTACGAACTCGACGCGACGAAGGAGAGCGGCGACCTCTTCGCGGCCGCCGAGGGCCGCCTCGGGGACGAGGAGTCGGCGTCCGGGGCGTACGTCTACGTCTCGAACCACGACTCGGACGTCGAGGCGGCGGAGGCGGCCGGGTGGACCGCGGTGCGAGCCGAGGCGGCAGACCTCGCGGACGATCCGGTCGGGTTCCTCGACGACGCGCTGTGACGGCACCCGGGTAGCGAACCGCCGGTGGGCCGACGCCTTTACTACGCGGCGTCCGAACCCCCCGTTATGAACGATCCCGGACAGGTCGGCGCCCTGTACGCTCTCGGGCTCCCGCCGTCGCCGACGCACGTCCTGTTGCTCGCGACGTTCGCCGTCCTCGCGATCGCGCTCCCGCTGTCGGTCATCGCCGCGCTCGGGTTCCGCGACGCGCCGTTCGGGGCGATGCTGAAACCGCTCCCCGTCCTGATCGTCGCGAACCTCGCGGTGATCGTCCCGAGCATCCTGCGGGTCGAGATCGGCGCCGTCGCGTACCTCGCCCTGTCGTCGCTCACCGTGGCGGCGGCGCTGATCGCGGCGGTCAACGGCATC
Encoded here:
- a CDS encoding phosphotransacetylase family protein gives rise to the protein MTHATLVTSIHESTGKTAITLALAQHAAEAGEEVGYMKPKGTRLQSNVGKTLDEDPMLARDVLGLDAEMHQMEPIVYSPTFVEQAIRGKEDPDELREIVAEQFAAIAEGKDHMFVEGGGSLTTGGIIDLTDDAVAEVVDAQVVLVATYERPTDVDDVLAAADRLGDRLGGVVFNLVADADYDELETDVVPFLEGRGVPVMGVLPRERDLAGVTVGDLADELAAEVLTDVPTDEYVERFSVGAMSSNEALRHFRRTKDAAVITGGDRADIHTAALEAPGVKCLILTGGHRPSGAVVGKASEKGVPILLVQTDTLTTVDRAEDVVRSGRTRDAATVDAMRALLTDHADVDGLLGH
- a CDS encoding HAD family hydrolase encodes the protein MRPQAVYFNLDLTLTRMERPFDALVVETLQRADVPDPEIDPTRHSNLFFDRFLDLVPEPMAGAYEAYFDELDAEVEMDPAEAAGVQKQLEVDAVRPAVDDLPALIEAIGEEFPVGVLTSGLPDLQRAKLEKLGVLDALDDVAISYELDATKESGDLFAAAEGRLGDEESASGAYVYVSNHDSDVEAAEAAGWTAVRAEAADLADDPVGFLDDAL